One genomic window of Campylobacter fetus subsp. fetus includes the following:
- the fabD gene encoding ACP S-malonyltransferase, which produces MMSDVAFLFPGQGSQNFGMGAEIYENFKAAKDLLDSASDFCKIDFKELMFKENDRLSISEFTQPAIVLNSFMCFLAFKENIDINAKFTFGHSLGEFSAISVSGGFDMLNAINLVHLRGKFMSEACQGKNAGMMVILGLNDDIVKGICEKSSKSVWAANYNCDGQIVVAGVKSDLIELEPVFKEAGAKRAMLLDMSVASHCPLLDSASIKLYDELKSIIKDEFSPVISNVTAKVYTSKTEALELLKLQLVKPVLYKQSIKNYENDVDCFIEFGSSVLKGLNKKITSKPTYSISNLSSLEESLKELA; this is translated from the coding sequence ATGATGAGCGATGTTGCCTTTTTATTTCCCGGTCAAGGCTCTCAAAATTTTGGTATGGGGGCTGAAATTTATGAAAATTTCAAAGCCGCAAAAGATCTTTTAGATAGCGCTAGTGATTTTTGTAAGATTGATTTCAAAGAACTTATGTTTAAAGAAAATGATCGCTTAAGTATATCTGAATTTACTCAGCCTGCTATTGTTTTAAATTCTTTTATGTGTTTTCTTGCTTTCAAAGAAAATATCGATATCAATGCTAAATTTACATTCGGTCACTCGCTGGGCGAGTTTTCTGCTATTAGCGTTAGCGGCGGTTTTGATATGCTAAATGCTATAAACCTTGTTCATCTAAGAGGTAAATTTATGAGCGAAGCTTGTCAAGGTAAAAATGCCGGAATGATGGTTATCCTCGGTTTAAATGATGATATCGTAAAAGGTATTTGCGAAAAATCATCAAAAAGCGTTTGGGCTGCAAATTATAACTGCGATGGACAAATAGTCGTAGCCGGAGTAAAAAGCGATCTTATAGAGCTTGAGCCAGTATTTAAAGAAGCCGGTGCTAAAAGAGCTATGCTTTTAGATATGAGCGTAGCTAGTCACTGTCCGCTTCTTGATAGTGCTAGTATTAAACTTTATGATGAGCTTAAATCTATTATAAAAGATGAGTTTTCTCCTGTTATATCAAATGTTACAGCTAAAGTTTATACTAGTAAAACTGAAGCTTTGGAGCTCCTAAAACTTCAGCTAGTAAAACCTGTTTTGTATAAACAAAGTATTAAAAACTATGAAAACGATGTTGATTGTTTTATAGAGTTTGGTTCTAGCGTACTAAAAGGACTAAACAAAAAAATAACATCAAAACCTACTTATAGCATTTCAAATTTAAGCTCTTTAGAAGAGAGTTTGAAGGAGTTGGCATGA
- a CDS encoding FKBP-type peptidyl-prolyl cis-trans isomerase, translating to MSKVIKMFYELKDAKTGELLESNIDAQEIAFVTGKNQVLEALENGVINLKVGENATVRIPASEGLGEYDDSALQVLPKEQFAGIELNEGMELFGEGEDGSTVRVTVKSISDNDVTVDFNHPYAGKDLEFNVKITENRDADADEELTGVVVMPHVCGCGGGSHHHDHDGEGCCGGGHHDEHGGGCCGKHHH from the coding sequence ATGTCAAAAGTAATAAAAATGTTTTATGAGCTTAAAGATGCAAAAACAGGTGAGCTTTTGGAGTCAAATATAGATGCACAAGAAATCGCATTTGTTACAGGGAAAAATCAAGTTTTAGAAGCTTTGGAAAACGGAGTTATAAATCTTAAAGTAGGCGAAAATGCTACCGTACGCATACCTGCTAGCGAAGGTTTAGGTGAATATGATGATAGCGCTCTTCAAGTACTTCCAAAAGAACAATTTGCAGGAATAGAGTTAAATGAAGGTATGGAGCTCTTTGGCGAGGGCGAAGACGGAAGCACTGTTAGAGTTACTGTAAAATCAATCAGCGATAATGATGTTACTGTGGATTTTAATCATCCATATGCCGGTAAAGACCTTGAGTTTAATGTAAAAATTACTGAAAATAGAGACGCTGATGCAGATGAAGAGCTAACTGGCGTAGTTGTTATGCCTCACGTTTGCGGTTGTGGCGGAGGAAGTCATCATCATGATCACGATGGCGAAGGATGTTGTGGTGGAGGTCATCATGATGAGCATGGCGGCGGATGCTGCGGAAAACATCATCATTAA
- a CDS encoding tetratricopeptide repeat protein, translated as MRRDLFIAAFLWAASSLFAEISVFDAGNLNQDNPYGLTDNEKILLKNKEKVEKLNQNIGSVQSDINVAQENIEGLRSILDGLNQTNLKLENRATDLENRVNSIDLNLTKEITELKSIVKQNKTIQDENYKKITKAISELSALIDSVVANQAAEKNSSSTIKDNKIEDTKSVTKFDDMNLADVLKDADTSYNNKEYLKASEAYAFLVKKKHKPAYSNFMLGEIEYTNKNYKDAIPYYQKSVELSQKGTYMPKLLYHTAISFDKIGDTKNANKFYNALRQAYPDSKEAKASPVRK; from the coding sequence ATGAGAAGAGATCTTTTTATAGCAGCCTTTTTATGGGCTGCATCTTCTTTATTCGCTGAAATTTCAGTATTTGATGCAGGTAATTTAAATCAAGATAATCCGTATGGACTTACAGATAATGAAAAGATTCTACTAAAAAACAAAGAAAAAGTTGAAAAATTAAACCAAAATATCGGCTCAGTTCAGTCTGATATAAATGTAGCACAAGAGAATATCGAAGGCTTAAGAAGTATCTTAGATGGCTTAAATCAGACAAATTTAAAACTAGAAAACAGAGCCACCGATCTAGAAAACAGAGTAAATTCTATAGATCTAAATCTTACAAAAGAGATTACAGAGTTAAAAAGTATAGTAAAACAAAATAAAACTATACAAGATGAAAATTATAAAAAAATAACTAAAGCCATATCTGAGCTAAGCGCATTGATAGATTCGGTAGTTGCAAATCAAGCAGCGGAAAAAAATAGTAGTTCCACTATAAAAGATAACAAGATCGAAGATACGAAATCGGTAACTAAATTTGATGATATGAATCTCGCAGATGTCTTAAAAGACGCCGATACTTCTTATAATAATAAAGAGTATTTAAAAGCTAGTGAAGCATATGCTTTTTTAGTAAAGAAAAAGCATAAACCTGCTTATTCAAATTTTATGCTTGGCGAGATAGAATACACAAATAAAAACTATAAAGATGCTATACCGTACTACCAAAAAAGTGTTGAACTGAGTCAGAAAGGCACTTATATGCCAAAACTTTTGTATCATACCGCAATTAGTTTTGATAAAATAGGCGATACAAAAAATGCTAATAAATTTTATAATGCATTGAGACAAGCATATCCAGATAGTAAAGAAGCAAAAGCTTCACCGGTACGTAAATAA
- a CDS encoding OmpA family protein, with product MKNLVLVSAVAAALFIAGCSSKSPEVDMNADANKMSNNNGMSNTDTMSDAERLNALMNQIQSQVKNVYFDFDKFNIRPDMQGVVGTNASLFNQNGADSLRIMVEGNCDEWGSDEYNYALGVKRAKTAKDALVAQGVSADRIEITSNGESKPVCTERTKACDAQNRRDEFKILP from the coding sequence ATGAAAAATTTAGTTTTAGTTTCAGCTGTTGCTGCTGCTTTATTCATAGCTGGTTGTAGTTCAAAATCACCAGAAGTAGATATGAATGCAGATGCAAACAAAATGTCAAACAATAATGGTATGTCAAATACTGACACAATGAGCGATGCAGAGAGATTAAATGCTCTAATGAATCAAATTCAAAGCCAAGTTAAAAATGTTTATTTTGATTTTGATAAATTTAATATACGCCCTGATATGCAAGGTGTTGTTGGTACAAATGCTTCATTATTTAACCAAAATGGTGCAGATAGCCTAAGAATTATGGTTGAAGGAAACTGTGACGAGTGGGGTAGTGATGAGTATAACTACGCTCTAGGCGTAAAAAGAGCTAAAACTGCTAAAGATGCTTTAGTAGCTCAAGGCGTAAGTGCAGATAGAATCGAGATTACAAGCAATGGCGAGAGCAAACCTGTATGTACTGAAAGAACAAAAGCTTGCGACGCTCAAAATCGTCGTGATGAGTTCAAAATTCTTCCATAA
- the tolB gene encoding Tol-Pal system protein TolB, which produces MRKLFLLIAFCIGLSAADATIEVVNKGLVLPRIVVQDATTNFANNTLKNRFFKLMIGDLKVGSSFEVIEDYYTSSYDGDFRTNLANDKNPELILRYALGVEGNGLTLKVKLLNAKNGSVRFEGTFSQAELAKFPFLAHKSIATIARNLNLSPIDWMDKSIIISQYTSPGKSNIIVADYTLTYQKVILSGGLNIFPKWANKDQSAFYYTTYINLVPTLYKYDLATGKKTKITQSGGMLVASDVSSDGTKVLLTMAPDDQSDIYIYDTTTKKKSRITDFKGIDVNGNFVDNDTRVVFVSDRLGYPNIFATSINGGAVEQMVFHGKNNNSVSTYQNYVVYSSRESVGDYSAKTFNLYLISTKSDYIRQLTSGGVNTYPRFSSDGGSIVFIKNAGNESAVGIIRVNENKSFQFPLRIGKLQSIDW; this is translated from the coding sequence ATGAGAAAATTGTTTTTGCTAATTGCCTTTTGTATAGGGCTTAGTGCGGCGGATGCGACTATAGAGGTCGTTAACAAAGGATTAGTTTTACCTAGAATAGTAGTTCAAGATGCGACTACGAACTTTGCTAATAACACACTTAAAAATAGATTTTTTAAGCTAATGATAGGAGATTTAAAAGTAGGTTCATCTTTTGAAGTAATTGAAGATTATTATACTAGTAGTTATGATGGAGATTTCAGAACAAATTTAGCTAATGACAAAAATCCAGAACTTATACTAAGATACGCTCTTGGGGTAGAGGGAAATGGATTAACTCTAAAAGTTAAGTTGTTAAATGCGAAAAACGGCAGTGTGAGATTTGAAGGTACTTTTAGTCAAGCAGAACTTGCCAAATTCCCGTTTTTAGCACATAAAAGCATTGCTACGATAGCTAGAAATTTAAATTTATCTCCTATTGATTGGATGGATAAATCTATTATAATTTCACAATACACATCTCCTGGCAAAAGTAATATTATAGTTGCCGATTATACTTTAACATATCAAAAAGTAATTCTTAGCGGCGGGTTAAATATATTTCCTAAATGGGCAAACAAAGATCAAAGTGCATTTTACTATACAACGTATATAAATTTAGTTCCTACTTTGTATAAATATGATTTAGCTACTGGTAAAAAAACTAAAATTACGCAAAGCGGAGGTATGTTAGTCGCATCTGATGTTAGCAGCGATGGAACTAAAGTTTTACTAACTATGGCGCCAGACGATCAAAGCGATATCTATATTTATGATACTACAACTAAAAAAAAGAGTAGAATAACTGATTTTAAAGGTATTGATGTTAATGGAAATTTTGTAGATAATGATACAAGAGTTGTATTTGTAAGCGATAGATTAGGTTATCCAAATATATTTGCAACTAGTATCAATGGTGGTGCAGTAGAACAAATGGTATTTCACGGTAAAAATAATAACTCCGTAAGTACATATCAAAATTACGTTGTTTATTCAAGTAGAGAGAGCGTTGGCGATTACTCTGCTAAAACATTTAATCTATATCTAATCTCTACAAAAAGTGACTATATAAGACAGCTTACATCAGGAGGAGTAAATACTTATCCTAGGTTTTCAAGTGATGGAGGAAGCATTGTATTTATTAAAAATGCTGGCAACGAGAGTGCCGTAGGCATAATCCGTGTTAATGAAAATAAGAGCTTCCAATTTCCATTAAGAATAGGTAAATTGCAATCAATAGATTGGTAA